The genomic stretch CTCTTGGCGGCCAAAGCTTTTCGAGTACCGTGCAAGGCATGCTTGTGGTTTCTTCTGAACTTTGGATCAACACCCTTCAAAGATGGGTACTTGTAGGTCTTTGGCTTCTTAATACCGTTTCTGTGAGCCTTTCTGGTTTGGTTATGAGCGGTATGATTCTTAGATTTAGACATTTTCTACtggaaaaataaataatactttcattataaaacatttcattagaatgttatattgtataattcaatataaaTTGTTAGTAAAAATTAGTTCACGTACTAAAGACAAATATTAAGATATTTTGGGAGGTTCTATTAccctttattatttgtatacTTTAAAGTATTTCAATTT from Henningerozyma blattae CBS 6284 chromosome 4, complete genome encodes the following:
- the RPL29 gene encoding 60S ribosomal protein eL29 (similar to Saccharomyces cerevisiae RPL29 (YFR032C-A); ancestral locus Anc_7.189), with amino-acid sequence MSKSKNHTAHNQTRKAHRNGIKKPKTYKYPSLKGVDPKFRRNHKHALHGTRKALAAKRAAAKK